A section of the Telopea speciosissima isolate NSW1024214 ecotype Mountain lineage chromosome 3, Tspe_v1, whole genome shotgun sequence genome encodes:
- the LOC122655226 gene encoding proliferating cell nuclear antigen-like, with protein MECVFKDSKRCGAQRRNSKILELRLVQGSLFKKVLEAIKDLVTDANFDCSATSFTLQGMDSSHVALRALLLRSEGFYLYCCDRNLSMGMNLNNMSNMLKCAGNEDIITLQADDGSDTITFMFKSPNQDKIAGYEMKLIDIDSEHLGNPEAEYQAIVCMPSSEFIMDFLWLHVLAERNTIG; from the exons TTTAAGGACTCGAAGAGGTGTGGTGCGCAAAGAAGAAATTCGAAGATATTGGAATTAAGGCTTGTGCAGGGGAGTCTGTTTAAGAAGGTGCTGGAAGCGATCAAGGACCTGGTGACTGATGCTAACTTTGACTGCTCGGCCACCAGTTTCACACTCCAGGGCATGGATTCCAGCCACGTTGCTCTAAGAGCTCTCCTCCTAAGATCTGAGGGCTTCTACCTCTACTGTTGCGACC GGAATCTGTCCATGGGCATGAACCTCAACAACATGTCCAATATGCTCAAGTGTGCCGGAAATGAAGATATCATTACTCTTCAGGCCGATGATGGCAGTGACACTATTACTTTCATGTTTAAAAGCCCAAATCAAGATAAGATTGCAGGTTATGAGATGAAGCTAATAGACATAGACAGTGAGCATCTTGGAAACCCCGAAGCGGAGTACCAAGCCATTGTCTGTATGCCTTCATCTGAGTTCATC ATGGATTTCTTATGGCTTCACGTTC